The genomic window CCGCCGAGGCCAAATCTTTATCCTGGACGAAGGGCAAACTCAAAAATGGCGAGGTGCCGAACAGCACCGCGGTGTCGATGCCTTCTAAGTCCATGTCTTTCAAGCGCACGACGGGATCGGTCATGCCGGTGGTCGCTTGGGGAGAATGGCTGCGCGGCGCGCCGACGAAGCTGCATGCTTTGCCCACCGGGGTGGGCGTGAGCTTGCCTTCCATCATGACAAAAGTGAAACCGCGGTTGTCCTTAACCGCCTTGGGCGCGCGATCGCGGAAAGGCGCTTCGAGCAAATCCGCCCAGGGAATATCTCGTTCTAAAACATGTCCGTCGGCGTCGATGATACGCATGTGTTGAGCCTCATCTTTCTAGTCTCAGTGAGATTACATGAGTAGCGAAAGCCGGTGATTTTCTCAAGGCCTCGGCTAAATGCGGTTGGGTTTGGATTGACTTCATTCGAGTCGCCGACTTACGCTGCCACCTGAGCCTCAAAGGGGCGAACAGGGGAGATACGAATCATGACCTGGATTCTCACCAATGACGATATCGCGCAGGTGCTAAACGTTGACGATTGCCTGGAGGTTTTGGAAGAAACCTTCAAAGACTACGCGCTAGGCGACGCCGCCAACCGGCCGCGCTCGCACAGTTATGCGCCGATGAACGACGCGCCGGTGCAGTGGTACATGCTCAAGACCATGGATGCGGTCTTGCCGCGTTATCGGGTCGGCGGCATTCGCTTGACCTCCGACATCGTCATCGAACGCATGGTCGACGGCAGAATGCGCCGGGAAAAACCGGGGCTGGCGCCGGGTGGGCGCTGGACCGAGCTGGTATTTCTCTTCAGCGTCGATACCGGCGAGTTGTTGGCGATCATGCATGGCAGTTTCTTGCAGCGTATTCGCGTCGGCGCCACCAGCGCCATCGCGGCCAAGTATGTCGCGCGCAAGGATTCGAAGATAGCCGCCTTGATCGGCACCGGCGGACTGGCCGGCTCGCACCTGGAAGCGCTGTCGCGTTTGTTCGCGCTGGACGAAGTGCGCGTGTTTAGTCCGACGCCGGAGCACCGGCAAAATTTTCTCGAAGACTGGCGGGCGAAAATGCCATTCCGCTTGAACGTTGTTAGCCATCCGCGCGACGCCATCGCCGGCGCCGACATCGTCTCGCTGGTGACCAATTCGCTGAGCCCGGTGTTGGACGAAGCCTGGGCGCAGCCGGGCATGCATATCAATTCGGTCCAGCGCGGCGAGCTCGACCGCCATACCATCGATCGCGCCGACCTGATCGTCATCCGCAGCGCCGACCGCGACTCGCACTGGTTTATCGGCGCGCGCGAGCCGGAAGAGGTGAAGTTCGATTTGAGCGACGATCCGGCGCTGCGTGGCAAAATGCAAACTCTCGGCGGCATCATGACCGGCAAGGAAGCGGGTAGGACTTCCGCCGAGCAGGTGACGGTCTTCGGCGGCAGCGGGCTGGGCAGCGCAGGATTGGCGATTCAACTGATCGCCTGCGCGGCACGCGCCTTTGAGAAGTGTCAAAACAAGGGGCTTGGTTACGAGCTACCGACGGAGCTCTTCAGTCAGGATATGCACACGTAGGCGTGAGAGTCGGTCGTGGGCATCGGAGGGATTAGCCGCAATAAACGCAAAGGGCGCAAAGTTCGGATAATAAGACGGCGAGAGCCGCCGCGTCCGGTAGGGGCGAAAGATTTTTCGCCCCTGCAATCGTTGACCTTGGCGCTGCTGGTGAACTTGTTGCCGCGATTTATTTCACCTGACCGGGAAAAAGTTTCGACGCGTAGTCGCGGTTCACTTCTTTGATCAGTGTGTTGTCAAACATTCTTCGTGGATCGAGTTCCGCGGCTTTGGCGACGGTGGACTGTTCGAGAACGAGTTTGATCGCGTCGCCATCGACGGTCATATCTTTGTTCCAGACTTTCTTGCCATCTTGATAGCTATCTTCCAACAATTTCGCGTCGGTGATTTTCGAATAGTGGGCTTCGATCTGTTTGGCGGTACGGGGATCGTCGATGGCGCGTTTGATGCCGTCGAGGTAGCCCATCAAAAAGATTTTTAGCGTGTTGGGATTTTTTTGCACGAAGGCGCGGGCGACGCCGGTGCCGGGGCCGATGATTTTCAAGCCTTGCTGAAAATAATCGATGATCACCGGATAGCCTTTGCTCTTGGCCATTTCAGTCTGCGGCGGCGTGACGATCAAGCCGTCGGCGTTGTTCAACACGAAAGTCGACAGCGCGTCGGCCGGCGCCTTGTGATAGAGCAGCTTGATGTCCCTGCCAATTTCCATGCCGCGCTCCTTGGCCGATTTTCGAATTGCGATCTCGCCGAAGGCGCCCACCGAAGTGGTGGCCACCGATTTACCGCGCAAACCTTCCAGCGTGGCGATGCCTTTCTGTCCGAACAGCACCAGCGTGCTTTTATCGACGGAAGCGGCGATGTAAATCACATCCGAACCGGCGACGTTGGCATGAATCGTCGCCGTGCCGCCCTGATAGATATCGACGGCGCCGGAGAGCAACGCTTGAGCGGATGCCGTGGCGCTAAGCACAGTAAGGTTAACTTTGAGTCCGCGCTTGTCGAAGTAGCCGGCATCGGCGGCCAGCAGCAGCGGTAAATAGAGCGGCCCGGTGGCGGCGATGGCGACTTCGAGTCTATTTCTTTCCGGTTTGAGATCGTTACTCTGAGCCGCGTCGCTGGCGCTTGAGATTGTCAATAATGACGCAGCGGCGAAAATCAGTGAGACGATGAATTGTCGCGCGAATTGCTTCATGAGCAGCTTACCTCCGAGTTCGGCTGATTATGGTGGAAA from Deltaproteobacteria bacterium includes these protein-coding regions:
- a CDS encoding ornithine cyclodeaminase family protein — protein: MTWILTNDDIAQVLNVDDCLEVLEETFKDYALGDAANRPRSHSYAPMNDAPVQWYMLKTMDAVLPRYRVGGIRLTSDIVIERMVDGRMRREKPGLAPGGRWTELVFLFSVDTGELLAIMHGSFLQRIRVGATSAIAAKYVARKDSKIAALIGTGGLAGSHLEALSRLFALDEVRVFSPTPEHRQNFLEDWRAKMPFRLNVVSHPRDAIAGADIVSLVTNSLSPVLDEAWAQPGMHINSVQRGELDRHTIDRADLIVIRSADRDSHWFIGAREPEEVKFDLSDDPALRGKMQTLGGIMTGKEAGRTSAEQVTVFGGSGLGSAGLAIQLIACAARAFEKCQNKGLGYELPTELFSQDMHT
- a CDS encoding ABC transporter substrate-binding protein — its product is MKQFARQFIVSLIFAAASLLTISSASDAAQSNDLKPERNRLEVAIAATGPLYLPLLLAADAGYFDKRGLKVNLTVLSATASAQALLSGAVDIYQGGTATIHANVAGSDVIYIAASVDKSTLVLFGQKGIATLEGLRGKSVATTSVGAFGEIAIRKSAKERGMEIGRDIKLLYHKAPADALSTFVLNNADGLIVTPPQTEMAKSKGYPVIIDYFQQGLKIIGPGTGVARAFVQKNPNTLKIFLMGYLDGIKRAIDDPRTAKQIEAHYSKITDAKLLEDSYQDGKKVWNKDMTVDGDAIKLVLEQSTVAKAAELDPRRMFDNTLIKEVNRDYASKLFPGQVK